The proteins below are encoded in one region of Hordeum vulgare subsp. vulgare chromosome 3H, MorexV3_pseudomolecules_assembly, whole genome shotgun sequence:
- the LOC123440464 gene encoding ammonium transporter 3 member 1 — MATAADYNMSSGYSPSGIVVPPWLNKGDNAWQMIAATLVGLQSMPGLVILYGSIVKKKWAVNSAFMALYAFAAVWLCWVTWGYNMSFGHKLLPFWGKARPALGQQFLLMQAVLPESTHLFKDGSTETPWINPNYPMASMVYFQCVFAAITLILLAGSLLGRMNIRAWMIFVPLWLTFSYTIGAFSLWGGGFLFQWGVMDYSGGYVIHLSSGIAGFTAAYWVGPRSTKDRERFPPNNVLLMLTGAGILWMGWAGFNGGDPYAANIDSSIAVLNTNICAATSLLVWTCLDVIFFKKPSVIGAVQGMITGLVCITPGAGLVQGWAAIVMGILSGSIPWFTMMVVHKRSRLLMHVDDTLGVFHTHAVAGFLGGATTGLFAEPTLCGMFVPVTNSRGAFYGGNGGKQFLKQVVGALFIISWNVVVTSIVCLVVRLIVPLRMPEEELAIGDDAVHGEEAYALWGDGEKYDSSKHGWYSDNETNLQARNKAPSGVTQNV, encoded by the coding sequence ATGGCGACGGCCGCGGATTACAACATGTCGTCGGGGTACTCCCCCAGCGGCATAGTGGTGCCGCCATGGCTGAACAAGGGCGACAACGCATGGCAGATGATCGCTGCGACGCTGGTGGGATTGCAGAGCATGCCCGGCCTGGTGATCCTCTACGGCAGCATCGTGAAGAAGAAGTGGGCCGTGAACTCGGCATTCATGGCGCTCTACGCCTTCGCCGCCGTGTGGCTCTGCTGGGTCACCTGGGGCTACAACATGTCCTTCGGCCACAAGCTGCTCCCCTTCTGGGGCAAGGCCCGGCCGGCGCTCGGGCAGCAGTTCCTCCTCATGCAGGCCGTCCTGCCGGAGTCCACCCACTTATTCAAGGACGGCAGCACCGAGACGCCATGGATCAATCCGAATTACCCCATGGCCTCCATGGTCTACTTCCAGTGCGTCTTCGCCGCCATCACGCTCATCCTCCTCGCCGGCTCGCTGCTGGGCCGCATGAACATCAGGGCGTGGATGATCTTCGTCCCGCTCTGGCTCACATTCTCCTACACCATCGGCGCCTTCTCGCTCTGGGGCGGAGGCTTCCTCTTCCAGTGGGGCGTCATGGACTACTCCGGCGGCTACGTCATCCACCTCTCCTCCGGGATCGCCGGGTTCACGGCCGCGTACTGGGTTGGGCCCAGGTCCACCAAAGACAGGGAGAGGTTCCCGCCCAACAACGTGCTCCTCATGCTGACCGGCGCCGGCATACTCTGGATGGGGTGGGCTGGGTTCAACGGCGGTGACCCTTACGCCGCCAACATTGACTCTTCCATCGCTGTGCTCAACACCAACATCTGCGCAGCGACCAGCCTCCTCGTATGGACCTGCCTAGACGTCATCTTCTTCAAGAAGCCCTCCGTCATCGGCGCCGTCCAGGGCATGATCACCGGCCTCGTCTGTATCACTCCCGGCGCGGGTCTCGTCCAGGGGTGGGCGGCGATCGTGATGGGCATCCTGTCCGGCAGCATCCCGTGGTTCACCATGATGGTCGTGCACAAGCGCTCCAGGCTGCTGATGCACGTGGACGACACGCTAGGCGTGTTCCACACCCACGCCGTGGCGGGATTCCTCGGCGGAGCGACCACGGGGCTCTTCGCGGAGCCGACGCTATGCGGCATGTTCGTGCCGGTGACCAACTCCCGCGGCGCCTTCTACGGCGGCAACGGCGGCAAGCAGTTCCTGAAGCAGGTGGTGGGCGCGCTCTTCATCATCTCCTGGAACGTGGTGGTCACCAGCATCGTCTGCCTCGTCGTCCGCCTCATCGTGCCGCTGCGGATgcccgaggaggagcttgccatcGGGGACGACGCGGTGCACGGCGAAGAGGCCTACGCGCTCTGGGGCGATGGCGAGAAGTACGACTCCTCCAAGCACGGCTGGTACTCCGACAACGAAACCAACCTGCAGGCGCGCAACAAGGCGCCCAGCGGCGTCACGCAGAACGTCTAA